In the genome of Hymenobacter cellulosivorans, one region contains:
- a CDS encoding DUF4350 domain-containing protein, with protein MTTFRWYLLGLALLFGAYVAVEYNRPKPLDWRPTYQNKDKIPYGTYVLYQVLPEVMGVPAREVKAVRLPIYSQLEGEDELQPASDEEVYLEQEEATDSTATPADSLGLRADAAPEVAEIDSEESDYAQGLAESDYPKTTYLFVNNDFELSPSDTRALLRHVARGNDVFIAAERFTPRFADTLGFDTAPFLGKPRLRDNSPKALLEDSVGLRLTNPRLSGRAGRAFRFPLVGASYRILPDSGLRATQLATDAQGRAVLVRIPHGRGHVYVCSVPLAFTNYFVLQPPTGNLAFAALSYLPAGRPVWWDEYQKQGRQGEQSLLRVLLAHDALRRALYLSLVGAVLFVLFEARRRQRIIPILKPLPNTTLQFTRTVASLYRQGGNHALIAEKKIGLFLEFLRQRLNEPSLDFNSAESRERVAQKAGVPVTAVEQLVRRINLVRTAPQVSDTELLLLSRALHEFRQAVSK; from the coding sequence ATGACGACCTTCCGCTGGTATTTGCTGGGCCTGGCCCTTCTGTTCGGAGCCTACGTAGCCGTGGAATACAACCGCCCCAAACCTCTGGATTGGCGGCCCACCTACCAGAATAAAGACAAGATTCCTTACGGCACCTACGTCCTCTATCAGGTACTACCCGAGGTCATGGGCGTGCCCGCGCGGGAAGTGAAAGCCGTCCGGCTGCCGATTTACAGCCAGCTGGAAGGTGAAGACGAGCTGCAACCCGCTTCCGATGAGGAAGTGTACCTGGAGCAGGAAGAAGCCACTGACAGCACCGCCACGCCCGCCGACTCACTGGGCCTACGGGCGGATGCAGCGCCCGAAGTTGCAGAAATCGACTCGGAAGAAAGTGACTATGCTCAGGGCTTAGCCGAGTCGGACTACCCCAAGACCACTTACCTGTTCGTCAACAACGACTTCGAACTTAGCCCGTCCGATACCCGGGCCCTGCTGCGGCACGTAGCTCGCGGCAACGACGTGTTTATTGCCGCCGAACGGTTTACGCCCCGGTTTGCCGATACGCTCGGGTTCGACACCGCGCCCTTTCTGGGCAAGCCCCGTCTGCGCGACAATTCTCCCAAGGCCCTGCTCGAAGACTCGGTAGGGCTGCGGCTGACCAACCCCCGACTATCCGGCCGGGCAGGACGCGCCTTCCGCTTTCCTCTCGTTGGGGCCTCCTACCGCATCCTGCCCGACAGCGGCCTACGGGCTACCCAGCTGGCCACCGACGCCCAGGGCCGGGCTGTACTGGTTCGGATTCCGCACGGCCGGGGCCACGTATACGTCTGCTCCGTGCCGTTAGCGTTTACCAACTACTTCGTGCTGCAGCCACCCACTGGCAACCTGGCCTTTGCAGCCCTCTCCTATTTGCCTGCTGGCCGCCCGGTGTGGTGGGACGAGTACCAGAAGCAGGGTCGGCAGGGCGAACAGTCGTTGCTGCGGGTACTGCTGGCCCACGATGCCCTGCGGCGGGCCTTGTATCTGAGCCTGGTGGGGGCCGTGCTTTTCGTGCTGTTCGAGGCCCGGCGGCGGCAGCGCATCATCCCAATTCTGAAGCCCCTGCCCAACACGACGCTGCAGTTCACCCGCACCGTAGCCAGCCTCTACCGCCAGGGCGGCAACCACGCCCTGATTGCCGAGAAGAAAATCGGGCTGTTCCTGGAGTTTCTGCGCCAACGCCTCAATGAGCCTAGCCTCGATTTCAACAGTGCTGAATCCCGGGAACGGGTAGCTCAAAAGGCTGGTGTGCCCGTGACGGCAGTAGAGCAACTGGTGCGCCGCATTAACCTGGTTCGCACGGCCCCACAGGTTTCGGATACGGAGTTGCTGCTGCTTAGCCGGGCCCTACACGAGTTTCGCCAAGCTGTCAGTAAATAA